A genomic window from Triticum urartu cultivar G1812 chromosome 7, Tu2.1, whole genome shotgun sequence includes:
- the LOC125520985 gene encoding peroxidase 1-like, giving the protein MSSLSMKCMLFTSAVTVALALFPVATVGAGLKVGFYSKSCPSAENLVQQAVAAAFKNNTGVAAGLIRLHFHDCFVKGCDGSVLIDSTANNTAEKDAPPNKPSLRGFEVIDTAKKAIEAKCPKTVSCADILAFAARDSIALAGNVTYKVPAGRRDGRISTNASALSNLPSPLSTAAELVGNFTLKNLTAEDMVVLSGAHTIGVSRCSSFTNRLYAFSNTSQVDPTMSSAYAFLLKSICPANSSQFFPTTTTDMDIITPTLLDNKYYVGLTNNLGLFTSDQALLTNSTLKASVDAFVKSEKSWKSKFVKSMVKMGDIEVLTGTQGEIRLSCRVINKGSAGLEINDGPDSAEFAGIATS; this is encoded by the exons ATGAGCTCCCTTTCCATGAAGTGCATGCTCTTCACCTCGGCGGTCACCGTTGCCCTTGCCCTTTTCCCAGTTGCCACTGTCGGCGCCGGCCTGAAAGTCGGATTCTACAGCAAGAGCTGCCCATCGGCAGAGAACCTGGTGCAGCAGGCGGTGGCTGCTGCCTTCAAGAACAACACCGGTGTCGCCGCTGGCCTCATCCGGTTGCACTTCCACGACTGTTTTGTCAAG GGTTGTGATGGCTCAGTCCTGATCGACTCGACAGCAAACAACACCGCCGAGAAAGACGCGCCCCCCAACAAGCCCAGCCTCCGTGGGTTCGAGGTGATCGACACTGCAAAGAAGGCCATCGAGGCGAAATGCCCCAAAACGGTCTCGTGCGCGGACATCCTCGCCTTCGCCGCCCGTGACAGCATCGCGCTAGCAGGAAATGTTACCTACAAGGTGCCCGCCGGGCGCCGCGACGGCAGGATTTCCACCAACGCGAGCGCCCTCAGCAACCTACCCTCGCCGCTCTCAACGGCGGCCGAGCTGGTCGGCAACTTCACCCTCAAGAACCTCACGGCCGAGGACATGGTCGTCCTCTCCGGTGCGCACACCATAGGCGTCTCCCGCTGCTCGTCCTTCACAAACAGGCTATATGCCTTCAGCAACACCAGCCAG GTTGATCCTACGATGAGCTCGGCCTACGCCTTCCTGCTGAAAAGCATATGCCCTGCCAACAGCAGCCAGTTCTTCCCAACCACGACGACGGATATGGACATCATCACCCCGACGCTGCTGGACAACAAGTATTACGTGGGTCTGACCAACAACCTGGGCCTGTTCACGTCGGACCAGGCGTTGCTCACGAACTCGACTCTGAAAGCATCGGTCGACGCGTTTGTCAAAAGCGAGAAGAGTTGGAAGAGCAAGTTTGTCAAGTCCATGGTGAAGATGGGGGACATCGAGGTGCTGACAGGAACGCAGGGGGAGATAAGGCTCAGCTGCAGGGTCATAAACAAGGGGAGCGCTGGTCTTGAGATCAATGATGGACCCGACTCTGCTGAATTCGCTGGAATAGCGACGAGCTAG